One segment of Trichlorobacter ammonificans DNA contains the following:
- a CDS encoding F0F1 ATP synthase subunit B family protein, with product MLMLNGRRIQKFCAALVALSPLLLASVAFAAGGGDHHADSGALIKDFIWRVVNFVILVGIVVWALKKANLKGSLAERQAAIEKNLREARAARDAAEAKLVEYTGKLDKANQEIEQLRAAMLQDAEAEKQRIVAEAREAAAKIAAQAAQSAEQEVVKARAALRAEAAQLAVELAAGRLSGAVQKADHDRFVQDYLGKVGQL from the coding sequence ATGCTGATGCTGAATGGTCGCCGTATCCAGAAGTTCTGCGCCGCGCTGGTCGCCCTGTCGCCGCTCCTGCTCGCTTCGGTTGCCTTTGCCGCCGGTGGCGGAGATCATCATGCCGATTCCGGGGCCCTGATCAAGGACTTCATCTGGCGGGTGGTAAACTTTGTCATCCTGGTGGGAATCGTGGTCTGGGCGCTGAAGAAGGCCAACCTGAAGGGGTCGCTGGCGGAGCGCCAGGCTGCAATCGAGAAGAATCTCCGGGAGGCGCGTGCCGCGCGTGATGCCGCGGAGGCCAAGCTGGTGGAGTACACTGGTAAGCTCGATAAGGCCAATCAGGAAATTGAGCAGCTGCGTGCCGCCATGTTGCAGGATGCCGAGGCTGAAAAGCAGCGGATCGTTGCCGAGGCGCGTGAGGCTGCTGCCAAGATTGCTGCTCAGGCTGCCCAGTCGGCTGAGCAGGAAGTGGTAAAGGCCCGTGCTGCGCTGCGGGCCGAGGCTGCCCAGCTTGCGGTTGAGCTGGCTGCTGGCAGGTTGTCCGGTGCCGTGCAGAAGGCTGATCATGACCGCTTTGTACAGGATTATCTCGGGAAGGTGGGACAACTGTGA
- the atpA gene encoding F0F1 ATP synthase subunit alpha, whose translation MELRAEEISEIIRKQIKEYGKEVEVSETGTIISIGDGIARIHGLAGAMAGELLEFPGGVSGMVLNLEEDNVGAAVLGDYIEIKEGDSVKRTGRIVEVPVGEALVGRVVNAIGEPIDGKGPIVTEHYRKVEIKAPGIVKRKSVHEPMATGLKAIDAMVPIGRGQRELIIGDRQTGKTAVAMDTIINQKGGDVICIYVAIGQKRSTVAQVVSKLQENGAMDYTIVVAATASESAPLQFIAPYAGVTMGEYFRDSARHALIIYDDLSKQAVAYRQLSLLLRRPPGREAYPGDVFYLHSRLLERAAKLSDDVGAGSLTALPIIETQAGDVSAYIPTNVISITDGQIFLESDLFYSGVRPAINVGISVSRVGGSAQTKAMKQVAGTLRLNLAQYREMAAFAQFGSDLDKATQMQLARGERLVEILKQPQYRPQSFEKQVLIIFAANNGYVDDYPVSVLKRYEQELLAFMDSRAADVLPELREKKQIDDGVKAKLVSALDQFKKEFTA comes from the coding sequence ATGGAACTGAGAGCCGAAGAAATCAGCGAGATCATCAGGAAGCAGATCAAAGAGTACGGTAAGGAGGTTGAAGTCTCCGAAACCGGTACCATTATCTCCATTGGTGACGGTATTGCCCGTATCCACGGCCTGGCTGGCGCCATGGCCGGCGAGCTGCTGGAGTTTCCCGGCGGCGTTTCCGGCATGGTGCTGAACCTTGAAGAGGACAACGTCGGTGCCGCCGTTCTCGGTGATTACATCGAGATCAAAGAGGGCGACTCGGTCAAGCGGACCGGCAGGATTGTGGAGGTGCCGGTGGGCGAGGCCCTGGTGGGCCGCGTGGTGAACGCCATCGGCGAGCCGATCGACGGCAAGGGTCCGATCGTTACCGAGCACTACCGCAAGGTTGAGATCAAGGCTCCCGGTATCGTCAAGCGGAAGTCGGTTCATGAACCGATGGCCACCGGCCTGAAGGCGATCGACGCCATGGTTCCGATCGGGCGCGGCCAGCGGGAGCTGATCATCGGCGACCGTCAGACCGGCAAGACCGCCGTTGCCATGGATACCATCATTAACCAGAAGGGCGGCGACGTCATCTGTATCTATGTCGCCATCGGCCAGAAGCGTTCCACGGTCGCCCAGGTGGTTTCCAAGCTGCAGGAAAACGGCGCCATGGACTACACCATCGTGGTTGCCGCCACCGCGTCCGAATCTGCCCCGCTGCAGTTCATCGCTCCCTACGCCGGCGTTACCATGGGCGAGTACTTCCGCGACAGCGCCCGTCATGCCCTGATCATCTATGACGACCTTTCCAAGCAGGCCGTTGCCTATCGTCAGCTTTCGCTTCTGCTCCGCCGTCCGCCGGGACGTGAAGCCTATCCGGGCGACGTTTTCTATCTGCACAGCCGCTTGCTGGAGCGTGCCGCCAAGCTGTCCGACGATGTCGGTGCCGGCTCCCTGACCGCACTGCCGATCATTGAGACCCAGGCCGGCGACGTGTCCGCCTACATTCCGACCAACGTCATCTCCATCACCGACGGTCAGATCTTCCTGGAGTCCGACCTGTTCTACTCCGGTGTCCGTCCGGCCATCAACGTCGGTATCTCCGTGTCCCGGGTCGGTGGTTCCGCCCAGACCAAGGCGATGAAGCAGGTTGCCGGTACCCTGCGTCTCAACTTGGCCCAGTATCGCGAAATGGCTGCCTTTGCCCAGTTCGGTTCCGACCTGGATAAGGCGACCCAGATGCAGCTGGCCCGTGGCGAGCGCCTGGTGGAGATTCTCAAGCAGCCCCAGTACCGTCCGCAATCATTCGAGAAGCAGGTTCTGATCATCTTTGCCGCCAACAACGGCTATGTGGATGACTATCCGGTTTCGGTCCTGAAGCGCTACGAGCAGGAGCTGCTGGCATTCATGGACAGCCGTGCCGCCGACGTCCTGCCGGAACTGCGCGAGAAGAAGCAGATCGACGACGGAGTCAAGGCCAAGCTGGTCAGCGCCCTTGACCAGTTCAAGAAGGAATTTACCGCTTAG
- the atpG gene encoding ATP synthase F1 subunit gamma, which yields MPSLKAIKKRIGSVKNTRQITKAMKMVSAAKLRRAQESIIAARPYARKLEEVLQSLAGCAEGDQHPLLEVREAKKLLLLVVTSDRGLCGGFNANLCKSADRFIREHKATYEQITVMTLGRKGYEYLKNRHTVAKNYPNLISKPNYQTAALLGQEVIEGYLEGQYDQVIILYNAFKTVMSQDITFQQLLPVIPPAAETPTLDETPVEYIYEPSVQELMNEILPKNIEVQIFKAMLESVAAEHGARMTAMDSASKNASEMIGKLTLQYNRARQAAITKELMEIISGAESIKG from the coding sequence ATGCCAAGCCTGAAAGCCATAAAAAAGCGGATCGGTTCCGTCAAGAACACCCGCCAGATCACCAAGGCCATGAAAATGGTTTCGGCGGCCAAGCTGCGCCGGGCGCAGGAAAGCATCATTGCTGCCCGTCCCTATGCCCGCAAGCTTGAGGAGGTTCTGCAGTCCCTTGCCGGTTGCGCCGAGGGGGATCAGCATCCGCTGCTGGAAGTACGTGAAGCCAAGAAACTGCTGCTGCTGGTCGTAACCTCCGACCGCGGTCTGTGCGGCGGCTTCAACGCCAACCTCTGCAAGTCGGCCGACCGGTTCATCCGTGAGCACAAAGCGACCTACGAGCAGATCACCGTGATGACCTTGGGGCGGAAGGGGTACGAGTACCTCAAGAACCGTCACACTGTCGCCAAAAACTATCCCAACCTGATCTCCAAGCCCAATTACCAGACTGCCGCCCTGCTGGGGCAGGAGGTGATCGAGGGCTATCTTGAAGGGCAGTACGACCAGGTCATCATCCTGTACAACGCCTTCAAGACCGTCATGTCCCAGGACATCACCTTCCAGCAACTGCTGCCGGTGATACCTCCTGCGGCGGAAACGCCGACCTTGGACGAGACACCGGTTGAGTACATTTACGAGCCGTCGGTGCAGGAATTGATGAACGAGATCCTGCCCAAAAATATCGAAGTGCAGATCTTCAAGGCGATGCTGGAGTCGGTGGCTGCCGAGCACGGTGCCCGGATGACCGCCATGGACAGCGCCAGCAAGAACGCTTCGGAAATGATCGGCAAGCTGACCCTGCAGTACAACCGGGCACGGCAGGCCGCCATCACCAAGGAGCTGATGGAGATCATTTCCGGCGCCGAGTCCATCAAGGGCTAA
- a CDS encoding RluA family pseudouridine synthase has translation MIIELRTTDEQAGRRLDEVLALLAAISKGEARRIIDRGGCVLNGAMVRVASRSVRSGDLLTVGVMEPGRFQELELSPEAIIYQDKHLLAVNKPPGVASQRTPYQLKGTLEYWVAEEFARQGVREPVRIVHRLDRGTSGLMLFPKHRQEAAWLSELFRRGEMGKRYLALIAGAPPAECWQAEGPIGKVASARWGIVPGGRPARTEFRLLATEEGTALVEALPHTGRTHQIRVHLAADGLPIVGDATYGGTPCNRLMLHCAELSWRRRDGTLLRLAAPPDEAYRERCGRCWSAAAGS, from the coding sequence ATGATTATTGAGCTGCGGACAACGGACGAGCAGGCAGGACGCCGACTGGATGAAGTGTTGGCGCTCCTGGCGGCCATCAGCAAAGGGGAGGCCCGCCGAATCATCGACCGGGGGGGCTGCGTACTCAACGGAGCCATGGTGCGGGTGGCCTCCCGCAGCGTCAGAAGCGGCGATCTGCTGACCGTGGGGGTGATGGAGCCGGGACGTTTCCAGGAGCTGGAGCTGTCTCCCGAAGCGATCATCTACCAGGACAAGCATCTGCTGGCAGTGAACAAGCCGCCGGGGGTAGCCAGTCAGCGGACGCCGTACCAGCTGAAAGGTACGCTTGAATACTGGGTGGCCGAGGAGTTCGCCCGGCAGGGTGTCCGTGAGCCGGTGCGGATCGTCCATCGTCTGGATCGCGGCACCTCTGGACTGATGCTGTTTCCCAAGCACCGCCAGGAGGCTGCCTGGCTGTCGGAGCTGTTCAGGCGCGGCGAGATGGGCAAGCGGTATCTGGCGCTGATTGCCGGTGCCCCACCCGCCGAGTGCTGGCAAGCCGAGGGGCCCATCGGCAAGGTGGCCAGCGCCCGCTGGGGGATCGTGCCGGGGGGGCGGCCTGCCCGGACCGAATTCCGGCTGCTGGCAACCGAAGAGGGCACTGCGCTGGTCGAGGCGCTGCCGCATACCGGCCGTACCCATCAGATTCGAGTGCATCTCGCTGCCGACGGTCTGCCGATCGTGGGAGATGCCACCTACGGCGGTACGCCCTGCAACAGGCTGATGCTCCACTGTGCCGAGCTTTCGTGGCGCCGGCGCGATGGCACGCTCCTGCGGCTCGCGGCGCCGCCGGACGAGGCGTATCGTGAGCGCTGCGGACGATGCTGGAGTGCCGCGGCCGGTTCCTAA
- a CDS encoding ATP synthase F0 subunit B: MINLDLAFFIQIINFGILVLVLNVLLYKPLRAVLEKRRLEIESARERAVSVDRLVQEKVEQYEAALRAAKAEVAARRAELVKEAQAEETSLIEKARKEAATALDVIREKVARESDEARQLLRKQVDALSGEICEKILGRSL; the protein is encoded by the coding sequence GTGATCAATCTCGATCTCGCATTTTTTATTCAGATCATAAATTTTGGAATTCTGGTGCTGGTGCTGAATGTGTTGCTGTACAAGCCGCTCAGGGCCGTGCTGGAAAAGCGTCGTCTGGAAATCGAGTCGGCTCGTGAGCGGGCCGTGTCGGTTGACCGGCTTGTGCAGGAAAAGGTCGAGCAGTATGAGGCCGCCCTGCGTGCCGCAAAGGCCGAGGTTGCCGCACGGCGAGCCGAGCTGGTCAAGGAGGCGCAGGCCGAAGAGACCTCGCTGATCGAAAAGGCGCGCAAGGAAGCTGCGACCGCGCTTGATGTCATTCGTGAAAAGGTTGCCCGTGAGTCCGACGAGGCGCGGCAGCTGCTGCGCAAGCAGGTGGATGCGCTTTCCGGCGAAATCTGCGAGAAAATTCTGGGGAGGAGTCTGTAA
- a CDS encoding ParA family protein, translating into MSKIICIANQKGGVGKTTTAVNLAAALAAAECPTLLVDMDPQGNASSGVGVDKTRLRQSVYDLLINDVSADSLVVDSGHRFLHVLPATADLAGAELELATESGREQRLKYALAPVLARYRYVLIDCPPSLNLLTINAMTAAAGILIPLQCEFYAMEGLSQILQTIRLVQRGLNPLLKIEGILLTMFDARNRLSKEVEDEVRAHFPAEVFETVIPRNVRLSEAPSHGKPVIYYDIASRGAASYLQLARELIRRGGEHA; encoded by the coding sequence ATGTCAAAAATCATCTGCATAGCCAACCAGAAGGGGGGGGTGGGTAAAACCACCACGGCCGTTAATCTGGCTGCGGCATTGGCTGCTGCCGAATGCCCGACCCTGCTCGTTGACATGGATCCGCAAGGAAACGCCTCCAGTGGCGTGGGAGTGGACAAAACCCGGTTGCGTCAGTCGGTCTACGATCTGCTGATCAACGACGTTTCCGCCGACTCCCTGGTTGTGGACAGTGGTCATCGTTTTCTGCACGTGCTGCCGGCAACGGCCGACCTAGCCGGTGCCGAGCTGGAACTGGCCACCGAAAGCGGCCGCGAGCAGCGCCTGAAGTACGCCCTTGCCCCCGTGCTTGCCCGCTATCGGTACGTGCTGATCGACTGCCCTCCTTCGCTGAATCTGCTGACCATCAACGCCATGACCGCGGCGGCCGGTATCCTGATCCCCCTGCAGTGCGAATTTTACGCCATGGAAGGGCTTTCCCAGATACTGCAGACCATCCGTCTGGTGCAGCGCGGGCTGAACCCACTGCTGAAGATCGAGGGTATCCTGCTCACCATGTTCGATGCCCGCAACCGGCTTTCCAAGGAAGTTGAGGACGAAGTCAGGGCCCACTTCCCCGCCGAAGTGTTTGAAACGGTTATTCCGCGCAACGTTCGATTGTCCGAAGCACCGAGTCATGGCAAGCCGGTGATCTATTACGATATTGCATCCCGCGGTGCCGCATCCTATCTGCAGTTGGCCCGGGAGCTGATCCGGCGGGGAGGAGAGCATGCTTAA
- a CDS encoding MlaE family ABC transporter permease, which produces MTGYYLRILGRTGLAGLTSLGRMGSFLGAATYSLVRHPGRPVHVLKQIRFIGAKSLFVIVLTAAFTGMVLGLQGYYTLAKFGSEGLLGAAVSLSLIRELGPVLTALMVTGRAGSAITAEIGIMRISEQIDALETMALDPFKYLISPKFIAAMLSLPLLCAIFDLVGIYGGWLVGVKLLGVNPGAYFTEMYRAVEWKDVYSGFIKSFCFGIIIAWVGCYKGYYAGRGAEGVSRATTEAVVLTSVLVLVWDYFLTSVLL; this is translated from the coding sequence GTGACGGGTTACTATCTACGCATACTGGGCCGTACCGGCTTGGCCGGCCTGACATCTCTGGGCCGCATGGGCAGCTTTCTCGGCGCTGCCACCTACTCGCTGGTGCGCCACCCCGGCCGGCCGGTGCATGTCCTGAAGCAGATCCGTTTCATCGGGGCAAAATCGCTGTTCGTGATCGTGCTGACCGCCGCCTTCACCGGCATGGTGCTGGGCCTGCAGGGCTACTACACCCTGGCGAAATTCGGCTCGGAAGGGCTGCTGGGGGCTGCCGTTTCCCTCTCGCTGATTCGCGAGTTGGGCCCCGTGTTGACGGCCCTGATGGTGACCGGACGCGCAGGCTCCGCCATTACCGCCGAAATTGGCATCATGCGGATCAGTGAGCAGATTGATGCCCTGGAAACCATGGCGCTTGACCCGTTCAAGTATTTGATTTCGCCCAAATTCATCGCCGCCATGCTCTCGCTGCCGCTGCTCTGCGCCATCTTCGACCTGGTGGGCATTTACGGCGGCTGGCTGGTGGGCGTCAAGTTGCTGGGCGTCAATCCCGGCGCCTATTTTACGGAAATGTACCGCGCCGTCGAGTGGAAGGATGTCTACTCCGGCTTCATCAAGTCGTTCTGCTTCGGCATCATCATCGCCTGGGTCGGCTGCTACAAGGGCTACTACGCCGGCCGCGGCGCGGAAGGGGTCTCCCGCGCCACCACCGAGGCCGTCGTGCTTACCTCGGTTCTGGTACTGGTCTGGGACTACTTTCTCACCTCGGTGCTGCTATGA
- a CDS encoding class I SAM-dependent methyltransferase, translating into MSRSSHSLRGPVALSHLLLRTLVPPAGRVVDATCGNGKDTLLLAELVGPHGHVFAFDIQPAACERTMTRLREAELHERVTVHTIGHERMGTVVSAPLAAVVFNLGWLPGGDRAVTTRPETTCAALEASLNLLQPGGCLLITCYPGHEGGDRETAAVCAWAAALCAGRWHVWRMGQMNVSAAAPFCVLIQQGRSADVP; encoded by the coding sequence ATGTCCCGTTCGTCCCATAGCCTGCGCGGTCCCGTTGCCTTGAGCCACCTGTTGCTGCGCACCCTCGTCCCGCCCGCCGGCCGGGTCGTGGATGCAACCTGCGGCAACGGCAAGGATACGCTGCTGCTCGCCGAGTTGGTGGGGCCCCATGGCCATGTCTTTGCCTTCGACATCCAGCCGGCTGCCTGCGAACGGACCATGACGCGACTGCGGGAAGCAGAGCTGCACGAGCGCGTCACTGTCCACACTATCGGCCACGAGCGGATGGGCACCGTCGTGTCTGCACCGCTGGCGGCCGTTGTTTTCAACTTGGGCTGGCTGCCCGGCGGAGATCGAGCGGTGACCACCCGCCCCGAAACCACCTGTGCCGCTCTGGAGGCCAGTCTGAACCTGCTGCAGCCCGGTGGCTGCCTGCTGATCACCTGCTACCCCGGCCATGAAGGAGGCGACCGGGAAACTGCCGCCGTCTGCGCCTGGGCGGCAGCACTCTGCGCCGGGCGGTGGCATGTCTGGCGGATGGGCCAGATGAACGTTTCCGCAGCGGCTCCCTTCTGCGTCCTGATCCAACAAGGAAGGAGCGCCGATGTACCGTAA
- a CDS encoding ABC transporter ATP-binding protein, translating to MIRLVDVHKSFGSQQVLQGLTLTVPRGAITAIIGPSGEGKSVTLKQMIGLQQPDRGDVQIEGRSIIGLQRAELNTVREKFAMVFQNSALFDSMTVYENVAFPLEEKTNLSKDVIAERVRNALLDVGLRNVDHKYPDELSGGMKKRVGLARALLLNPEIVLFDEPTTGLDPVIRRAIHQLIQETQAKFGFTAVLVSHDIPDIFEVAHYVAMLYRGTILQFGTPDEIRASDNPVVRQFISGSLDGPINIGVA from the coding sequence ATGATCCGCCTGGTTGACGTTCACAAATCCTTTGGTTCCCAGCAGGTCCTGCAGGGACTCACCCTGACCGTTCCCCGGGGAGCGATCACCGCCATCATCGGCCCCAGCGGCGAGGGGAAAAGCGTTACGCTCAAGCAGATGATCGGCTTGCAGCAGCCGGATCGCGGCGATGTACAGATCGAGGGACGCAGCATCATCGGCCTGCAGCGCGCGGAGCTGAATACGGTCCGCGAAAAATTCGCCATGGTCTTTCAGAACTCGGCCCTCTTCGACTCCATGACTGTTTACGAAAACGTGGCCTTTCCTCTGGAGGAAAAAACCAACCTGTCGAAAGACGTCATTGCCGAACGGGTCAGGAATGCCCTTCTGGATGTCGGCCTGCGCAACGTGGACCACAAATATCCCGATGAGTTGTCCGGCGGCATGAAAAAACGGGTGGGCCTGGCCCGCGCCCTGCTGCTCAACCCGGAGATCGTACTGTTCGACGAACCGACCACCGGCCTTGACCCGGTGATTCGCCGGGCGATCCACCAGCTCATCCAGGAGACCCAGGCAAAATTCGGCTTTACCGCCGTGCTGGTCTCCCACGACATTCCGGACATTTTCGAGGTGGCCCACTACGTGGCCATGCTCTACCGGGGCACCATCCTGCAGTTCGGTACCCCCGACGAAATCAGGGCATCGGACAACCCGGTGGTCCGTCAGTTCATCAGCGGCAGCCTTGACGGCCCCATCAATATTGGAGTGGCATAA
- the hpnI gene encoding bacteriohopanetetrol glucosamine biosynthesis glycosyltransferase HpnI: MYRNLLPFFIVLPAALYSLLSLWCGWRFFRGRAAGETDTERAVQPPVTILKPVKGMDEGSYDNFASFCRQHYGGAVQLLFAVAAADDPAIAVIHRLQQDFPDREITLTVDPTIHGPNLKISNLMNAFPRARHDLLIICDSDIRVEPTFLTSVTGHFRNPRVGLVTSPYRTRHVHGAATVLESLGFSTEMLPNVTVARQLEGLSFALGAAMTFRREALETIGGLPALVNYLADDYQLGNKIRRAGWELVLDRQFVESMIRSESLGSILSRQLRWARTMRVSRPGGYLASGITLPGLAVVAALAAAPPLTSLSALLLLYAIRLTVATVFSRSLVQDRLLPAWCWLLPLRDLLATATWLGSFLGNRVQWRGHHFRILPGGRLETIKQ, from the coding sequence ATGTACCGTAATCTTCTCCCCTTCTTCATCGTGCTGCCTGCGGCGCTCTACAGCCTCCTCTCCCTCTGGTGCGGCTGGCGCTTCTTCCGCGGCCGTGCCGCCGGGGAGACGGATACCGAGAGGGCCGTCCAGCCGCCGGTTACGATCCTGAAGCCGGTCAAGGGGATGGACGAGGGCAGCTACGACAACTTTGCCTCCTTCTGCCGGCAGCACTATGGCGGGGCCGTGCAACTGCTCTTTGCCGTGGCCGCGGCGGACGACCCCGCGATTGCGGTGATCCATCGACTGCAACAGGACTTTCCGGACCGGGAAATCACCCTCACCGTCGACCCGACCATCCACGGCCCCAACCTGAAGATTTCCAACCTGATGAACGCCTTCCCCCGGGCTCGCCACGACCTGTTGATCATCTGCGACAGCGATATCCGGGTCGAGCCGACCTTTCTGACCTCGGTCACCGGCCATTTCCGCAATCCCCGGGTCGGCCTGGTCACGTCCCCCTACCGCACCCGTCACGTGCATGGCGCGGCAACCGTCCTCGAGTCCCTGGGATTCAGCACCGAGATGCTCCCCAACGTGACCGTGGCGCGCCAACTGGAAGGGCTTTCCTTTGCACTGGGTGCCGCCATGACCTTCCGGCGGGAGGCGCTGGAAACCATCGGGGGCCTGCCGGCACTGGTGAACTACCTGGCCGACGACTACCAACTGGGCAACAAGATTCGCCGTGCCGGCTGGGAGCTGGTCCTCGACCGCCAGTTCGTCGAAAGCATGATCCGCAGCGAATCCCTGGGCTCCATCCTTTCCCGGCAACTGCGCTGGGCCCGCACCATGCGGGTCAGCCGGCCGGGAGGGTACCTGGCCTCCGGCATCACGCTTCCCGGCCTGGCAGTGGTTGCCGCTCTGGCGGCCGCCCCCCCTCTCACCTCCCTGTCGGCACTCCTGCTGCTTTATGCAATCCGGCTGACCGTCGCCACTGTTTTCAGCCGCAGCCTGGTGCAGGATCGCCTGCTACCGGCCTGGTGCTGGCTGCTGCCGCTCCGCGACCTGCTGGCCACGGCAACCTGGCTGGGCTCCTTCCTCGGCAACCGGGTGCAGTGGCGTGGTCATCACTTCCGCATCTTGCCCGGCGGCAGGCTGGAAACCATCAAACAATAG
- a CDS encoding ParB/RepB/Spo0J family partition protein produces MLKKSGLGKGMAALLPVIEAGGDKQYFLCPIELIRPNRNQPRKQFDPEKLEELAASIREKGIIQPLVVTQKGGEYEIIAGERRWRASQKAGLREVPVVIREASDDTVMELALIENIQREDLNAIEEAQAYRSLVDQFGISQDEVARRVGKNRTTVTNALRLLKLPVQIQQDVVEERLSMGHARALLGLDSEELIQKVRHDILQRQLSVRATEELVNRLKQQRRTTPAKPARQPDLLMTALEEQLQRQFQTRIAIRRSGSGKGVLEIHFATADDLTRVVDLLQR; encoded by the coding sequence ATGCTTAAGAAGTCCGGCCTTGGCAAGGGGATGGCGGCGTTGCTGCCGGTGATTGAAGCCGGCGGCGACAAGCAGTATTTCCTTTGTCCCATTGAACTGATCCGTCCCAACCGCAATCAGCCCCGCAAGCAGTTTGACCCGGAAAAGCTGGAGGAGCTGGCGGCCTCCATTCGCGAAAAGGGAATTATTCAGCCGCTGGTGGTGACACAGAAGGGGGGCGAGTACGAGATCATTGCCGGTGAACGGCGCTGGCGGGCCTCCCAGAAGGCGGGGCTGCGCGAGGTGCCGGTGGTGATCCGCGAGGCCAGCGACGATACGGTCATGGAGCTGGCTCTGATCGAAAATATCCAGCGGGAGGACCTCAACGCCATCGAGGAAGCCCAGGCCTACCGCTCACTGGTGGATCAGTTCGGTATCTCGCAGGACGAAGTGGCTCGGCGGGTGGGCAAGAACCGCACCACGGTCACCAACGCTCTGCGGTTATTGAAGCTGCCGGTCCAGATCCAGCAAGATGTCGTCGAGGAGCGACTCAGCATGGGGCATGCCCGGGCACTGCTCGGGCTGGACAGTGAGGAATTGATCCAGAAGGTGCGGCACGACATTCTGCAGCGTCAGTTGAGCGTGCGAGCCACCGAGGAGCTGGTGAACCGTCTCAAGCAGCAGCGCCGTACCACGCCCGCGAAGCCGGCACGACAGCCCGATCTGCTGATGACGGCCCTTGAAGAGCAGCTGCAGCGGCAGTTTCAAACCCGGATCGCCATTCGTCGCAGCGGCAGTGGCAAAGGTGTGCTGGAGATCCATTTTGCCACCGCCGACGACCTTACTCGCGTGGTAGACCTGTTGCAGCGCTGA
- the mlaD gene encoding outer membrane lipid asymmetry maintenance protein MlaD, whose translation MNTTKLELTVGLFMLVGILCLVYISVKLGKMELIGGNYYRVVAQFDSASGLKNGARVEVAGVEVGSVANIALDRETGDRAEVTLKIRDGVKLGDDVIASVRTSGIIGDKFIKLKPGGSDRLLKDGSKIRETESAIDIEELVSKFIHGKVD comes from the coding sequence ATGAACACGACGAAACTCGAACTTACCGTCGGTCTTTTCATGCTGGTCGGCATCCTCTGCCTGGTCTATATTTCGGTCAAGCTGGGCAAGATGGAACTGATCGGGGGGAACTATTACCGGGTGGTGGCCCAATTCGACTCCGCCTCGGGGCTGAAGAACGGTGCCCGGGTCGAGGTTGCCGGCGTCGAAGTGGGCAGCGTGGCCAACATAGCCCTTGACCGCGAAACCGGCGACCGCGCCGAAGTGACCCTCAAAATCAGGGACGGCGTCAAACTGGGCGACGACGTCATCGCCTCGGTGCGCACCAGCGGCATCATCGGCGACAAATTCATCAAGCTCAAGCCGGGCGGGTCCGACCGCCTGCTCAAGGATGGCAGCAAGATCCGCGAGACCGAATCGGCCATCGATATCGAGGAACTGGTCAGCAAGTTTATTCACGGCAAGGTTGATTAG
- the atpH gene encoding ATP synthase F1 subunit delta, with protein MISNAIARRYAKALVQLGSENGLVEQFSRELKVVNELIAGSAELAAVLGNPAFTAEQKKQVVKELVSRLGCCELVSNFLLLLVDKNRIACLAQIVGTYEQLADEQSGVLRPLITTAFALDEEQVAAIRVALEQKTGKKVVPHVSVDQSLVGGVVAQIGDIVYDCSVKTQLTRIHDILQKG; from the coding sequence GTGATCTCGAACGCAATTGCCAGACGCTATGCCAAGGCGCTCGTCCAGCTTGGCTCTGAGAATGGTTTGGTCGAACAGTTCAGCCGTGAGCTGAAGGTGGTCAATGAACTGATCGCCGGTTCGGCTGAACTTGCTGCTGTGCTGGGTAATCCGGCCTTTACCGCCGAGCAGAAGAAGCAGGTTGTAAAGGAGCTGGTTTCCCGGCTGGGGTGTTGCGAGCTGGTTTCCAATTTTCTGCTGTTGCTGGTGGACAAGAACCGGATTGCCTGTCTGGCCCAGATCGTTGGAACCTATGAACAGCTGGCCGATGAGCAGTCCGGCGTGCTTCGCCCGCTGATTACCACGGCCTTTGCTCTGGATGAGGAGCAGGTGGCGGCCATCAGGGTTGCCCTTGAGCAGAAAACCGGCAAAAAAGTTGTGCCCCACGTATCGGTCGACCAGTCGCTGGTTGGCGGTGTGGTGGCCCAGATTGGCGATATCGTCTATGACTGCAGCGTCAAGACTCAATTAACACGGATTCACGATATACTACAGAAGGGGTAA